In Fimbriiglobus ruber, a genomic segment contains:
- a CDS encoding DinB family protein, which produces MPISAAFAESNRTQTERLRKLVGRLDDAMLAARQPNGWTVAVALAHLAFWDRQRLCLMRRWAAGNWCNGGYDGELFNETLLPFLEMIPPARAAEVALRTAEEVDAFLLSVPDEVVAAALARPDRPNLDRGSHREGHLDQIEQTLAAFSARAES; this is translated from the coding sequence ATGCCCATCTCCGCCGCCTTCGCCGAGAGTAATCGCACCCAGACGGAACGGTTGCGTAAACTGGTCGGCCGCCTCGATGACGCCATGCTCGCGGCCCGCCAGCCGAACGGGTGGACGGTCGCCGTCGCCCTGGCCCACCTCGCTTTCTGGGACCGCCAGCGGCTCTGCCTGATGCGGCGATGGGCCGCCGGCAACTGGTGCAACGGCGGTTACGACGGCGAACTGTTCAACGAGACGCTGCTGCCATTCCTGGAGATGATTCCGCCGGCGCGGGCGGCCGAAGTCGCGCTCCGGACCGCGGAAGAGGTCGACGCCTTCCTACTGTCCGTGCCCGACGAGGTGGTTGCGGCAGCACTGGCCCGGCCGGACCGCCCGAACCTGGACCGCGGCTCGCACCGGGAAGGTCACCTCGACCAGATCGAACAAACTCTGGCCGCTTTCTCAGCCAGAGCCGAATCCTGA
- a CDS encoding VOC family protein translates to MSLFKGAYPISGEDLMALPVKAISPAVAFYQSVLGFAVETSDEATAFLRRDSVRLGLVCQPDHNPAEAGSFAIAVSDLDAMRAELDGRGLDLGGVRIDEWGGKKYRVFFLREFENGYCYCFTQPV, encoded by the coding sequence ATGAGTTTATTTAAAGGCGCGTACCCGATTTCGGGCGAAGACCTGATGGCCCTCCCAGTCAAAGCGATCTCGCCGGCGGTTGCTTTTTACCAGTCGGTTCTGGGCTTCGCGGTCGAGACGAGCGACGAGGCAACGGCATTCCTGCGTCGGGACAGTGTCCGGCTCGGGTTGGTCTGTCAGCCCGACCATAACCCGGCAGAGGCCGGGTCGTTCGCGATCGCCGTGTCCGACCTCGACGCCATGCGTGCGGAGTTGGACGGGCGCGGCCTCGACCTGGGCGGCGTTCGAATCGATGAGTGGGGCGGGAAGAAGTATCGGGTGTTCTTCCTGCGTGAATTCGAGAACGGGTACTGCTACTGCTTCACCCAACCGGTGTGA
- a CDS encoding AbrB family transcriptional regulator yields MADPRSPLARLSRPGQWGVLLAASIALAALLKLAGLPAALMLGPMMAAIFVGVGGGTIRVHDFAQNAAQVVIGCMIAGTITPAIIGTVLKEWPLCLGVVVATVAASSLLGWGLGRLRVIPGTTAVWGLSPGGASVMVLMAEEFGADGRLVAFMQYLRVVCVAGVAAVIARFWVEPSGAAVHQTVWFPPVHWLNFAATIAVAGFGAALARVSRMPAGLIFGPLVLGAALHATGVVAIELPPCLLVTSFAIIGWRIGLAFTRPILAHAARTLPQTLMSIFALIAFCGGLAVVLSAALGVDPLTAYLATSPGGLDSAAVIAASSHVDLSFIMALQTLRAVIVMQLGPAIARFVARRLQQQTAASEEPAPSVSESPSEGAHPDRSPAPGALSAGS; encoded by the coding sequence ATGGCCGACCCGCGTTCGCCGCTCGCGCGGCTCTCCCGCCCCGGGCAATGGGGCGTGTTACTGGCCGCCTCAATCGCCCTCGCGGCCCTACTGAAACTGGCCGGTTTGCCGGCGGCCCTGATGCTCGGCCCCATGATGGCGGCCATTTTCGTCGGGGTGGGCGGCGGCACCATCCGAGTACACGATTTTGCTCAAAATGCCGCCCAAGTCGTGATCGGCTGCATGATCGCGGGCACCATCACGCCGGCCATCATCGGCACCGTTTTGAAGGAATGGCCGTTGTGTCTCGGCGTCGTGGTAGCCACGGTGGCGGCGAGCAGCCTGCTGGGATGGGGACTCGGCCGATTGCGAGTGATACCGGGCACGACGGCCGTATGGGGCCTGTCCCCGGGCGGCGCGTCCGTCATGGTGTTGATGGCCGAGGAGTTCGGGGCGGACGGCCGGCTCGTCGCGTTCATGCAATACCTGCGCGTCGTCTGCGTCGCCGGGGTGGCGGCCGTCATCGCCCGCTTCTGGGTCGAGCCGTCCGGAGCGGCCGTCCACCAAACCGTCTGGTTCCCGCCCGTCCACTGGCTTAATTTCGCGGCGACGATAGCGGTCGCCGGGTTCGGCGCGGCCCTCGCGCGCGTATCCCGGATGCCGGCCGGCCTCATCTTCGGACCGCTGGTTTTGGGTGCAGCCCTGCACGCGACCGGCGTGGTGGCGATTGAACTTCCGCCGTGTTTACTCGTGACGAGTTTCGCGATCATCGGCTGGCGAATCGGCCTGGCGTTCACCCGCCCCATCCTGGCCCATGCCGCCCGCACGCTGCCGCAGACCCTCATGTCTATCTTCGCGCTGATCGCCTTCTGTGGCGGCCTCGCCGTCGTCCTGTCTGCCGCGCTCGGCGTCGATCCCCTGACGGCTTACCTCGCCACGAGCCCCGGCGGACTGGACTCGGCCGCCGTCATTGCCGCGTCGAGCCACGTTGACCTCTCGTTCATCATGGCCCTCCAGACGCTGCGAGCCGTGATCGTGATGCAACTCGGCCCGGCGATCGCTCGATTCGTCGCGCGACGGCTTCAACAGCAGACGGCTGCGAGCGAGGAGCCAGCTCCCAGCGTCTCTGAGTCTCCGTCCGAAGGCGCTCACCCGGATCGCTCGCCCGCACCCGGGGCACTCTCGGCGGGTTCGTGA
- a CDS encoding hydrolase has translation MIRLNPTTTALVLIDLQNGVVGRPLAPRSGSDVVRAGGELAGRFRQAGALVVLVNVSWADDGRDALRQLVDKPRPVPPPGGFPEGWSDLVDGLARPGDLLVTKHQWGAFFGTALDLQLRRRGIKTIVLGGIATNMGVESTARQAWEHAYEVVVAEDATAGLSAEMHAFAIGTIFPMISRVTTTSNIELGND, from the coding sequence GTGATTCGACTCAATCCTACGACCACGGCTCTCGTCCTCATCGACCTCCAGAACGGCGTGGTCGGCCGACCGCTGGCCCCACGCTCCGGCTCCGACGTGGTGCGGGCCGGCGGCGAACTCGCGGGGCGGTTCCGGCAGGCCGGCGCGCTTGTCGTTCTGGTCAACGTCTCCTGGGCCGACGACGGTCGCGACGCGCTGCGGCAACTCGTGGACAAGCCGAGGCCGGTCCCACCGCCGGGTGGCTTCCCGGAGGGTTGGAGCGACCTGGTCGACGGCCTCGCCAGGCCGGGCGATCTTCTCGTCACCAAGCACCAGTGGGGAGCTTTCTTCGGAACGGCTCTGGACCTCCAGCTCCGGCGCCGCGGGATCAAAACGATCGTCCTCGGCGGGATCGCGACCAACATGGGCGTCGAATCGACGGCACGGCAGGCCTGGGAACACGCGTATGAAGTCGTCGTCGCGGAGGACGCCACGGCGGGCCTCTCGGCCGAGATGCACGCCTTCGCGATCGGCACGATTTTCCCCATGATCAGCCGGGTGACCACGACCTCGAACATCGAACTCGGCAACGACTGA
- a CDS encoding TetR/AcrR family transcriptional regulator: protein MPSKKSRPKPERDALEPQRQRGVLRVASLMEAAAAVIAERGFESATMAEIATRAGAQIGSLYRFFPNKEVLADALMQRHRELVDGAFGKIESRAMSVSAHDLADALVDLLVELHPESRAMVALLDARSEWSAKPAEFRNAAIGHIARIVMLRAPHLRPETARDVAVVLLHNMKTMKALTLEQGLATSAGAPAELREMNRLYLASKLLNPTHKSKG, encoded by the coding sequence ATGCCCTCAAAAAAGTCAAGACCGAAGCCCGAGCGGGACGCCCTGGAGCCGCAGCGGCAACGTGGCGTACTGCGAGTGGCTTCGTTGATGGAGGCGGCGGCTGCCGTGATTGCGGAACGGGGGTTTGAGTCCGCGACGATGGCGGAAATCGCCACCCGCGCCGGCGCGCAGATCGGGTCGCTTTACCGCTTCTTTCCCAACAAGGAAGTCCTGGCGGACGCTTTGATGCAGCGCCACCGCGAACTCGTCGACGGGGCGTTTGGGAAGATTGAGAGCCGGGCGATGTCGGTGTCGGCCCACGATTTGGCCGACGCTCTCGTTGACTTGCTCGTCGAGTTGCACCCCGAATCCCGGGCCATGGTCGCCCTGCTGGACGCTCGCTCCGAGTGGTCCGCCAAGCCGGCCGAGTTCCGCAACGCCGCCATCGGCCACATCGCGCGGATCGTCATGCTCCGCGCGCCACACCTGCGGCCCGAGACAGCCCGGGACGTGGCGGTCGTCCTGCTGCACAACATGAAAACGATGAAGGCGTTGACTCTCGAACAGGGCCTCGCGACCAGCGCCGGGGCGCCGGCCGAGTTGCGCGAGATGAACCGCCTCTACCTCGCGAGCAAACTTTTAAATCCCACCCACAAGAGTAAGGGCTAA
- a CDS encoding MFS transporter — MSQFSTDSSVTRYGRWLALGAALLGWMFDGMEMGLFPLVARPALGELLGLAPGEGLVSKWYGIVMAAFLIGAATGGVVFGWLGDKIGRVRAMTFSVLTYSLCSGLSAASTNPGELAALRFLGALGMGGEWALGVALVMEVWPNASRAWLAGWIGAFGNLGYTVCGLIAIGLNRVGGELPGWLTGIGLPEGWVATLTAHERWRLLMLLGAVPAMLTMFIRLFVPESEKWEREKETGAASHWSGRDLVGVMIGVAAAGGVIVLWARTDIGRELQILGSLAGMVVVTLGYLYPARQYLSRCGLSESVRRQTLGRMVLAAGLSGVPLLATWSGVMWMYQWVGKLPGGTDPDARAVIQISSSLGAMVGCVVGAVLGGKYGRRLVYAALCVLSMVIVVGFYQLNTEYGPAFIASAGLMGAVTAAFYGWLPLYLPELFPTAVRATGQGFGFNFGRIIAAAGNLQMSALLAVFDNDYAKACAVVPAVYGVGLLLIAIAPETKGKPLPE; from the coding sequence ATGTCTCAATTCAGTACCGACTCGTCTGTTACGCGCTACGGTCGTTGGCTCGCGCTCGGAGCCGCTCTTCTCGGGTGGATGTTCGACGGGATGGAAATGGGCTTGTTCCCTCTCGTCGCCCGGCCGGCGCTCGGGGAACTGCTCGGCCTGGCCCCGGGCGAAGGCCTGGTGTCGAAGTGGTACGGAATCGTGATGGCCGCGTTCCTGATCGGGGCGGCCACCGGCGGCGTCGTGTTCGGCTGGCTCGGCGACAAGATCGGCCGCGTCCGCGCGATGACGTTCAGCGTGTTGACGTATTCCCTGTGTAGCGGCTTGAGCGCGGCCTCGACCAACCCGGGAGAACTCGCCGCCCTGCGGTTCCTCGGGGCGCTCGGCATGGGCGGGGAGTGGGCACTCGGGGTCGCGCTGGTGATGGAAGTGTGGCCGAACGCGTCGCGGGCGTGGCTCGCCGGGTGGATCGGGGCGTTCGGGAACCTCGGCTACACGGTCTGCGGACTGATCGCCATCGGGCTGAATCGCGTCGGGGGCGAACTGCCGGGGTGGCTGACCGGCATCGGACTGCCCGAGGGGTGGGTCGCGACGCTGACCGCGCACGAGCGGTGGCGGCTCCTGATGCTTCTCGGCGCGGTACCGGCGATGTTGACCATGTTCATCCGCTTGTTCGTGCCCGAGTCCGAGAAATGGGAACGTGAAAAGGAGACCGGCGCGGCGTCCCACTGGTCGGGCCGCGATCTGGTTGGCGTGATGATCGGCGTGGCGGCGGCCGGCGGGGTGATCGTTCTTTGGGCGCGCACCGACATCGGGCGAGAACTCCAGATCCTGGGGTCGCTCGCCGGCATGGTGGTCGTGACGCTCGGCTACCTCTACCCGGCACGGCAATACCTGTCGCGCTGCGGCTTATCCGAGTCCGTCCGCCGGCAGACCCTCGGCCGCATGGTCCTGGCGGCCGGCCTGAGCGGCGTGCCGCTTCTGGCGACGTGGTCCGGCGTGATGTGGATGTACCAGTGGGTGGGTAAGCTCCCCGGGGGGACCGACCCGGACGCCCGCGCGGTAATCCAGATCTCGTCGTCTCTGGGGGCGATGGTGGGGTGCGTGGTCGGGGCGGTACTCGGCGGCAAGTACGGCCGCCGGCTCGTGTACGCGGCCCTGTGCGTGCTATCGATGGTGATCGTGGTCGGCTTCTATCAACTCAACACGGAGTACGGCCCGGCGTTCATCGCGTCCGCCGGCTTGATGGGCGCGGTAACAGCGGCGTTCTACGGATGGCTCCCGCTTTACTTGCCGGAACTCTTCCCCACGGCTGTCCGGGCGACGGGGCAGGGGTTCGGGTTCAACTTCGGCCGCATCATCGCCGCCGCCGGTAACCTCCAGATGAGCGCCCTCCTGGCCGTCTTCGACAACGACTACGCGAAGGCGTGCGCGGTCGTGCCGGCCGTGTACGGCGTCGGCCTCCTGCTCATCGCGATCGCCCCGGAAACGAAGGGAAAACCGCTGCCGGAGTGA
- a CDS encoding family 16 glycoside hydrolase, producing the protein MERLIGIACVVALVLTSSRAGAQDASIRVDVRQEGRPVSKYLTGACIEDVNHEIYGGLYSQMIFGESFQEPPVGSPAKGFAAFGGDWKLNDGEMLGGGGDGPKLVDSTVPPFADGEAGVEVYLSAADGAGGGVHNAGLIVRAGRSGVGADHFDGYEVSLDAGRKIVSLGRHQQNYALLKDTPYNVPVDKWVTLAVKMTGGVIEISVDGERVVRFEDPRPLAAGAVGLRQWHRSARYRNLWAKVGGKRTDLPFEAVPGAAPAVSGMWRPVVTGIATLAAAIERDRPFVGTQSQRLTLVGGAGEVGIENQGLNRQGLAFASGKPYEGYVWLRADKPAGAVACLESRDGTRTYARAKLAVVGNEWQRYDFALIPDASETAGRFSLRLTSPGSVVVGHAFLQPGPWGRFKGLPVRRDVVEGLIDQGVTVLRYGGSMVNAPEYRWKKMIGPRDRRQPYHGTWYPQSSNGWGIIDFLDVCEAAGFLAVPDFNIDESPQDMADFIEYVNGPPDSPWGKRRAADGHPAPYKLRHVQLGNEEKVDEAYFQKFERLTAAIWTKDPAVVPVVGDFQYERPITDPMKVTGADSGVTSLAAHKKILDLTRRSGREVWFDVHMWTDGSGRSPSYQAFRSYVDAIDKLADGAKHRVAVFEFNSNNHDQRRALANADAIGLMIRDGRVPVALAANCLQPDGQNDNGWNQGLLFLNPSAVWLQPPGYVTRMVARNYLPRVIDARVEGADEKLSVTVTRSEDGKRVVLQVVNLDAKPKPARIQFDGFTPSQPAAKVEELAGPLDARNTAASPDRIRPRQVEWPHRLAEGVASYTFPPHSFTVIRFE; encoded by the coding sequence ATGGAACGATTGATCGGGATCGCCTGTGTCGTAGCCCTCGTTCTCACTTCAAGCCGGGCCGGCGCCCAGGACGCATCAATCCGCGTCGACGTGCGGCAGGAGGGCCGCCCGGTCAGCAAGTATCTGACCGGAGCCTGTATCGAGGACGTCAACCACGAGATCTACGGCGGTCTGTATAGCCAGATGATCTTCGGGGAGAGCTTTCAGGAGCCACCCGTCGGCTCACCAGCCAAGGGCTTCGCCGCGTTCGGCGGCGACTGGAAGTTGAACGACGGCGAGATGCTCGGCGGTGGTGGCGACGGGCCCAAACTCGTCGACTCGACCGTCCCGCCGTTCGCGGACGGCGAGGCAGGAGTTGAGGTCTACCTGTCGGCCGCCGATGGAGCAGGTGGAGGCGTCCACAACGCCGGGCTCATCGTCCGGGCGGGTCGGTCTGGGGTGGGGGCAGACCACTTCGACGGGTACGAGGTTTCCCTCGACGCCGGCCGAAAGATCGTTTCCCTCGGCCGCCACCAGCAGAATTACGCGCTGCTCAAGGACACGCCTTACAACGTCCCGGTCGACAAGTGGGTCACGCTCGCGGTCAAAATGACCGGCGGCGTAATCGAGATATCGGTCGACGGTGAGCGGGTGGTTCGGTTCGAAGACCCGCGGCCGCTCGCGGCGGGGGCCGTCGGGCTTCGACAATGGCACCGATCGGCCCGTTACCGGAACCTTTGGGCCAAGGTGGGCGGCAAGCGAACCGACCTACCGTTTGAAGCGGTGCCGGGCGCGGCTCCGGCGGTCAGCGGAATGTGGCGGCCGGTCGTCACCGGAATCGCGACGCTGGCGGCCGCCATCGAACGAGACCGTCCGTTCGTCGGCACACAGAGCCAACGGCTGACGCTTGTTGGTGGGGCGGGCGAGGTCGGCATCGAGAACCAGGGCCTGAATCGTCAGGGCTTGGCCTTCGCGTCCGGTAAGCCTTACGAGGGATACGTCTGGCTCCGCGCGGACAAGCCTGCCGGCGCTGTCGCGTGTCTGGAAAGTCGCGATGGCACGCGGACCTATGCCCGGGCAAAGTTAGCGGTTGTTGGGAATGAATGGCAGCGGTACGACTTCGCGCTGATCCCGGACGCTTCGGAAACTGCGGGCCGGTTCTCGCTTCGCCTGACGTCACCCGGGTCGGTCGTCGTGGGGCATGCGTTTCTTCAACCGGGACCGTGGGGACGGTTCAAGGGACTGCCGGTCCGGCGGGACGTGGTCGAGGGGTTGATCGACCAGGGCGTTACCGTTCTCCGGTATGGCGGCAGCATGGTCAACGCCCCGGAGTACCGGTGGAAGAAGATGATCGGCCCCCGGGATCGCCGGCAACCCTACCACGGCACCTGGTATCCGCAGTCGAGTAACGGCTGGGGAATCATCGATTTTCTCGACGTGTGTGAGGCGGCAGGGTTCCTCGCGGTGCCGGACTTCAACATCGACGAATCGCCGCAGGACATGGCCGACTTCATCGAATACGTCAACGGCCCGCCCGACAGTCCGTGGGGCAAGCGGCGTGCAGCCGACGGGCACCCGGCCCCGTACAAGCTCCGCCACGTCCAGCTCGGCAACGAGGAGAAGGTCGACGAGGCTTACTTCCAGAAGTTTGAGCGTCTGACGGCCGCGATCTGGACTAAAGACCCGGCCGTCGTCCCCGTCGTCGGCGACTTCCAGTACGAGCGCCCGATTACGGACCCCATGAAGGTGACTGGTGCGGACTCCGGCGTCACCTCACTGGCCGCACACAAGAAGATTCTGGACCTGACCCGGCGGAGCGGCCGGGAGGTGTGGTTCGACGTTCACATGTGGACGGACGGCTCGGGCCGGTCGCCGTCGTACCAGGCGTTCCGGAGCTACGTCGATGCGATCGACAAACTGGCCGACGGGGCCAAACACCGGGTTGCAGTGTTTGAGTTCAACTCGAACAACCACGACCAGCGGCGGGCTCTGGCCAATGCCGACGCGATCGGTCTGATGATCCGCGACGGGCGGGTGCCCGTCGCCCTCGCGGCCAACTGTCTGCAACCGGACGGGCAGAACGACAACGGCTGGAACCAGGGGCTCTTGTTCCTCAACCCGTCCGCCGTGTGGCTCCAACCGCCCGGGTATGTGACGCGGATGGTCGCCCGGAATTACCTGCCGCGGGTCATCGACGCCCGGGTCGAGGGAGCAGACGAAAAGCTGAGCGTAACCGTCACCCGGAGCGAAGACGGCAAGCGGGTGGTCCTGCAGGTGGTGAATTTGGACGCCAAGCCGAAGCCCGCGCGAATCCAGTTCGACGGCTTTACTCCCTCCCAGCCGGCGGCGAAGGTCGAGGAACTCGCCGGCCCGCTGGACGCGCGGAACACGGCCGCATCGCCCGACAGGATTCGGCCTCGACAGGTTGAATGGCCGCATCGCCTGGCGGAAGGCGTCGCCAGCTACACGTTCCCGCCGCATTCGTTTACCGTCATTCGATTCGAGTAA
- the gcvPB gene encoding aminomethyl-transferring glycine dehydrogenase subunit GcvPB, which yields MNNTQSTAPIFELSRPGRRGHRLPACDVPTTASVADLLTATHAASAPPPLPEVGEGDLIRHYTNLSARNMSIDTNFYPLGSCTMKYNPKRHERLAALPGFADLHPLQDDETIQGMLELLYEMQGYLAEISGLPAVSLQPAAGAQGELAALFVAAAYFKDKGETQRRKVLVPDSAHGTNPASAALAGFETVTVKSGANGLVDLAELKAKLGPDTAVFMITNPNTLGLFETQIKAITELLHSVGGLVYLDGANMNAILGVTRPGDFGADMQHYNVHKTFTGPHGGGGPGSGPIAVRDFLAPYLPAPVVVKEGDKYRLDHDRPKSVGRVRSFFGNTGILFRGYCYIRTLGPDGLKQVSEHAVLNANYLLALLKDAFDVPHGDRCMHEFVASASKLLRGKKVKALDICKRLLDYGFHAPTMYFPLVVSEALMMEPTETESKETLDAFAETLLKIKDEDPELVRTAPHTHLVCRPDEVKAAKEPVLRWTPKA from the coding sequence ATGAACAACACGCAATCGACGGCCCCCATCTTTGAACTCTCCCGCCCCGGGCGGCGCGGGCACCGGCTGCCGGCGTGCGACGTGCCGACGACCGCGTCCGTCGCCGACCTGCTGACGGCCACCCACGCCGCGAGCGCCCCGCCGCCACTGCCAGAAGTCGGGGAAGGCGACCTCATCCGCCACTACACGAACCTGTCCGCGCGGAACATGTCGATCGACACGAACTTCTACCCGCTCGGCAGCTGCACGATGAAGTACAACCCGAAGCGGCACGAGCGGCTCGCCGCCCTGCCCGGATTCGCCGACCTGCACCCGCTCCAGGACGACGAGACGATCCAGGGGATGCTCGAACTGCTCTACGAGATGCAGGGCTACCTCGCCGAGATCTCCGGCCTGCCCGCCGTCTCCCTCCAACCGGCCGCCGGCGCCCAGGGGGAACTCGCGGCACTGTTCGTCGCCGCCGCGTACTTCAAGGACAAGGGCGAGACGCAGCGGCGGAAAGTCCTCGTGCCCGACAGCGCGCACGGGACCAACCCCGCGTCCGCCGCACTGGCCGGATTCGAGACGGTCACGGTCAAAAGCGGCGCGAACGGGCTGGTCGACCTCGCCGAGTTGAAGGCCAAGCTCGGCCCGGACACGGCCGTGTTCATGATCACCAACCCGAACACGCTCGGCCTGTTCGAGACGCAGATCAAGGCCATCACCGAGCTGCTGCACTCGGTCGGCGGGCTCGTTTACCTGGACGGCGCGAACATGAACGCCATCCTCGGCGTCACCCGCCCCGGCGACTTCGGCGCGGACATGCAACACTACAACGTCCACAAGACGTTCACCGGCCCGCACGGCGGCGGCGGCCCGGGCAGCGGCCCGATCGCGGTCCGCGACTTCCTCGCCCCGTACCTGCCCGCGCCCGTCGTGGTGAAAGAGGGCGACAAGTACCGGCTCGACCACGACCGGCCCAAGTCCGTCGGCCGGGTGCGGAGCTTCTTCGGCAACACCGGCATCCTCTTCCGGGGCTACTGCTACATCCGGACGCTCGGCCCGGACGGGTTGAAGCAGGTGAGCGAACACGCCGTCCTGAACGCGAACTACCTGCTCGCCCTGCTCAAGGACGCGTTCGACGTGCCGCACGGCGACCGGTGCATGCACGAGTTCGTCGCCAGCGCGAGCAAGCTGCTCCGCGGGAAGAAGGTGAAGGCGCTCGATATTTGCAAGCGGCTACTCGACTACGGTTTCCACGCGCCGACCATGTACTTCCCGCTGGTCGTGTCCGAGGCCCTGATGATGGAGCCGACCGAGACCGAGAGCAAGGAAACGCTCGACGCCTTCGCGGAGACGCTCTTGAAGATCAAGGACGAAGACCCCGAGCTGGTCCGCACCGCCCCGCACACCCACCTCGTCTGTCGCCCGGACGAGGTGAAGGCGGCCAAGGAGCCGGTGCTGCGGTGGACGCCGAAGGCGTAG
- a CDS encoding DUF4058 family protein, whose amino-acid sequence MPSPFPGMDPWLERPMVFPSLHNSLLIYLQAALTAALPRGYFAASANRVWVDVAARREPDVSVFGPDDVNARGAGSVATALTRAGLLEAAADELSDPIEEPYLEIRSDEGDRLVTAVEVLSQSNKRAGDNGRTSYQQKQGEYRASGVNLVEIDLLRTGPHTTAVPEAQLRAVAGRFDYHVCVMVAGSPNRYFVSPIRLESCLPTIPIPLDPDVPPVSVDVQAVFSRAYDEGGFAHLARYDRRTPEPPLSDEQRAWAEGVLRAKGLMA is encoded by the coding sequence GTGCCGTCGCCGTTTCCCGGGATGGACCCGTGGCTGGAACGCCCGATGGTGTTCCCCAGCCTGCACAACAGCTTGCTCATCTACCTGCAGGCCGCGCTCACGGCTGCGCTTCCCCGCGGGTATTTTGCCGCGAGCGCCAACCGCGTCTGGGTCGACGTGGCGGCGCGGCGAGAGCCGGACGTGAGCGTGTTCGGCCCGGACGACGTGAATGCGCGCGGGGCCGGATCGGTGGCCACCGCGTTGACACGGGCCGGGTTGTTGGAGGCTGCCGCGGACGAACTCTCGGACCCGATCGAAGAACCTTACCTGGAGATCCGCTCCGACGAGGGCGACCGGCTCGTAACCGCCGTGGAAGTCCTGAGCCAGTCCAACAAGCGGGCGGGCGACAATGGACGGACGTCATACCAGCAGAAACAAGGCGAGTACCGTGCTTCAGGCGTGAACCTGGTGGAGATCGACTTGTTGCGGACGGGACCGCACACGACGGCAGTCCCCGAGGCCCAGCTCCGCGCGGTGGCGGGGCGGTTCGACTACCACGTTTGCGTAATGGTGGCCGGGTCGCCGAACCGGTACTTCGTGTCGCCGATCCGCCTGGAAAGTTGCTTACCGACGATCCCGATTCCGCTCGACCCGGACGTGCCCCCGGTATCCGTCGATGTCCAGGCCGTGTTCAGCCGCGCTTACGACGAGGGCGGATTCGCGCACCTGGCCCGGTACGACCGCCGCACCCCGGAGCCGCCGCTGTCCGACGAGCAGCGGGCGTGGGCCGAAGGCGTGCTGCGGGCGAAGGGGTTGATGGCGTGA
- a CDS encoding DUF4058 family protein, whose translation MPSPFPGMDPWLESPAVFPDFHSAFLNAFRVALNAVLPPPFYAGLSTRVWMEESDRRVEPDVDVLLPANQPASAGAGLVVAADARTDLLEIVGPPLPSEEREERYIEIYASPGGDRLVTSVELLSPSNKTPGSGGRDLYRAKQQEMVHGRINLVEIDLLRRGTHATLVPVDLLRQRGGRFDYHVCLHRADKDQSYFVAPIPLPHRLPTIPVPLTPGVPAVSIDLQVVLDRCYDEALYARRVRYDRSCDPPLSDEQRVWAEDVLRAKGLVA comes from the coding sequence GTGCCGTCGCCGTTTCCCGGGATGGACCCGTGGCTGGAGAGTCCGGCGGTGTTCCCGGATTTCCACTCGGCCTTCCTGAACGCCTTCCGCGTTGCCCTCAACGCGGTACTGCCGCCGCCGTTCTACGCCGGCCTCTCGACCCGCGTCTGGATGGAGGAGTCCGACCGGCGGGTCGAACCCGACGTGGACGTGCTGTTGCCGGCTAATCAGCCGGCGAGTGCCGGGGCCGGGCTCGTGGTCGCGGCCGATGCCCGGACCGACCTGCTAGAGATCGTCGGCCCACCGCTGCCGAGCGAGGAGCGTGAGGAACGATACATCGAGATTTACGCGTCGCCCGGCGGGGACCGACTGGTCACGAGCGTCGAACTGCTCAGCCCGTCGAATAAAACTCCGGGCTCGGGCGGTCGCGATCTTTACCGGGCGAAGCAGCAGGAGATGGTTCACGGCCGGATCAACCTCGTCGAAATCGACCTCTTGCGCCGAGGGACGCACGCAACGCTGGTGCCGGTCGACCTCCTGCGCCAGAGGGGCGGGCGATTCGACTACCACGTCTGCCTTCACCGGGCGGACAAGGACCAGTCGTACTTCGTCGCCCCGATCCCGTTGCCGCACCGCCTGCCCACCATCCCGGTGCCGCTCACACCCGGCGTCCCGGCGGTCTCGATCGACCTGCAAGTCGTCCTCGACCGGTGCTACGACGAGGCGCTGTATGCCCGGCGGGTGCGGTATGACCGATCGTGCGATCCGCCGCTGTCCGACGAGCAGCGGGTGTGGGCCGAAGACGTGCTGCGGGCGAAGGGGTTGGTCGCGTGA